Proteins co-encoded in one Paracrocinitomix mangrovi genomic window:
- a CDS encoding glycosyltransferase family 4 protein, with the protein MSSGKKIVIIGPAYPYRGGIASYSERLALQLRDEGNEVEIFTFTLQYPNFLFPGKTQYSEDIAPKDLQIERLINSVNPLNWKKVGKRIRKQQPDLLLFNYWLPFMGPCFGNIAREVKKNNHTKIVGIMHNVVPHEKRPGDVQFTKYFMKPVDAFISMAKSVSDDLAKFDSSKPRAFNPHPLYDNFGDGMSQEAAKTALGLDQNTKYILFFGIIRDYKGLDLLLDAFAKMNHQELNVKLLIAGEYYSDEEKYRKQIADLGISNDIKVVSEYIKDSDVGKYFCAADIVAQPYKSATQSGVTQIAYHFEIPMLVTNVGGLPEMVPDGIVGYVTSKDTDEIASALTDFFTSNKAIAFKENLKVEKEKYSWDKLTKTIMNIT; encoded by the coding sequence ATGAGCTCAGGTAAAAAGATCGTCATCATTGGACCTGCATACCCCTACAGAGGAGGAATTGCATCTTACAGTGAACGTCTTGCATTACAATTGAGAGATGAAGGAAATGAAGTAGAGATTTTTACTTTCACCTTGCAATACCCAAATTTTCTTTTCCCGGGAAAAACTCAGTATTCAGAAGACATTGCTCCTAAAGATTTACAAATTGAGAGATTAATTAATTCAGTTAATCCGTTAAACTGGAAAAAAGTAGGAAAACGTATTAGAAAACAGCAGCCTGATTTACTTCTATTTAATTACTGGCTCCCGTTTATGGGACCTTGTTTTGGAAACATAGCGAGAGAAGTAAAGAAAAACAATCATACCAAGATTGTAGGTATCATGCACAACGTTGTACCGCATGAAAAAAGGCCTGGAGATGTACAATTTACCAAGTACTTCATGAAACCGGTAGATGCATTTATTTCAATGGCCAAAAGCGTATCTGATGATTTAGCCAAATTTGACAGTTCAAAACCACGTGCTTTTAATCCTCACCCATTGTATGACAATTTTGGAGACGGTATGAGTCAGGAAGCTGCAAAAACCGCTCTTGGCTTGGATCAAAACACGAAATACATCCTATTTTTTGGTATTATCAGAGACTACAAAGGGCTTGACTTATTGTTGGATGCCTTTGCCAAAATGAATCATCAAGAACTAAATGTGAAGCTATTAATTGCTGGAGAATATTATTCGGATGAAGAGAAATACCGAAAGCAAATAGCGGACTTAGGCATTAGCAATGACATAAAAGTTGTAAGCGAATATATTAAAGACAGTGATGTCGGTAAGTATTTTTGTGCAGCTGATATTGTTGCACAACCTTACAAATCAGCCACCCAAAGTGGAGTAACTCAAATTGCCTATCACTTTGAAATCCCCATGCTAGTCACAAATGTTGGCGGATTACCAGAAATGGTTCCGGACGGGATTGTTGGATATGTAACATCCAAAGATACAGATGAAATTGCCAGTGCACTTACTGATTTCTTCACATCAAACAAAGCAATAGCTTTTAAAGAAAATCTGAAAGTAGAAAAAGAAAAATATAGCTGGGACAAACTCACTAAAACCATCATGAACATAACATGA
- a CDS encoding glycosyltransferase family 2 protein, which yields MQISIVVPLYNEDESLPELHDWIVRVMSENNYTYEIIFINDGSTDNSWNVIQDLKSKDDNVRGIKFQRNYGKSAALHVGFEATKGNVVITMDADLQDSPDEIPELYKMITEEGYDLVSGWKKKRYDPLSKTIPTKIYNGVNRMMSGIKLHDMNCGLKAYRKEVVKSVEIFGEMHRYIPVIAKAAGFPKIGEKVVQHQERKYGKTKFGMNRFINGFLDMFTITFITRFGKKPMHFFGLIGTLFFILGFMFAFWLGIDKLFINTSGRLITQRPEFYLALTSMIIGSQLFLAGFIAELIGRNSPTRNQYLIEKEI from the coding sequence ATACAAATAAGTATCGTTGTCCCTTTATACAACGAGGATGAATCTTTACCGGAATTGCATGATTGGATTGTAAGGGTAATGTCTGAAAACAACTACACTTACGAAATCATTTTTATCAATGACGGTAGTACAGATAACTCCTGGAATGTCATTCAAGATTTGAAATCAAAAGATGATAACGTTAGAGGCATCAAATTTCAACGCAATTACGGGAAATCTGCTGCGCTTCATGTAGGATTTGAAGCAACCAAGGGTAATGTAGTAATTACTATGGATGCCGACCTTCAAGACAGCCCTGATGAGATTCCTGAATTGTATAAAATGATTACAGAAGAAGGATACGACCTTGTTTCGGGATGGAAAAAGAAAAGATACGATCCATTGAGCAAAACGATACCTACTAAAATTTACAACGGTGTAAACAGAATGATGTCAGGCATCAAACTTCACGACATGAATTGCGGCTTAAAAGCCTACCGTAAGGAAGTGGTAAAATCAGTTGAGATTTTTGGTGAAATGCACAGATACATTCCTGTAATCGCTAAAGCAGCCGGTTTCCCGAAAATTGGTGAAAAAGTGGTACAACATCAGGAAAGAAAATATGGTAAAACCAAGTTTGGAATGAACAGGTTCATCAACGGATTTTTGGACATGTTTACTATTACTTTTATTACCAGATTTGGCAAAAAACCAATGCACTTTTTTGGATTGATAGGTACATTGTTTTTCATTCTTGGATTTATGTTTGCCTTTTGGTTAGGAATAGATAAACTTTTCATCAACACCAGTGGAAGACTCATAACACAAAGACCTGAATTCTATTTAGCTTTAACTTCAATGATAATTGGAAGTCAGCTTTTCTTAGCCGGATTTATTGCAGAATTAATAGGTAGAAATTCTCCTACCAGAAATCAATATTTGATTGAAAAAGAAATTTGA
- a CDS encoding toxin-antitoxin system YwqK family antitoxin has product MGRLLILISILITTVGFAQQPQQKYNQTDAQGRKQGVWKKAYDNTQVFRYVGQFKNDIPVGEFTYYYESGEVQAKIVFSDNGKTTRSKMYHESGYLMALGKYVNEQKDSIWVYFDDKGRISYQETYKNDKLNGQKVYFYAPKDGQYPVSRYEYYKDGVLDGEFKEFHQNMQIKAKGQYKDGNLHGAIVYYYSNGKIMKTCNYKYAVKHGPWAFYNESGQLVGTKMYWEGKLMEGKQVDEKMAIWKAQHSK; this is encoded by the coding sequence ATGGGGAGATTATTAATCCTAATATCAATATTAATAACAACAGTTGGATTTGCACAGCAACCTCAACAAAAATACAATCAAACAGATGCTCAAGGGCGCAAGCAAGGCGTTTGGAAAAAAGCATATGATAATACACAAGTATTTAGATATGTAGGTCAGTTTAAAAATGATATTCCTGTTGGTGAATTCACTTATTACTATGAATCAGGTGAAGTTCAAGCTAAAATTGTATTCTCTGACAATGGTAAAACTACAAGGAGCAAAATGTACCATGAATCAGGCTATTTGATGGCATTAGGAAAGTATGTAAATGAGCAAAAAGACAGTATTTGGGTTTATTTTGATGACAAAGGAAGAATCTCTTATCAGGAAACTTATAAAAATGATAAGCTAAATGGTCAAAAAGTATATTTCTATGCTCCTAAAGATGGACAGTACCCTGTTTCTAGATACGAGTATTACAAAGACGGTGTTTTGGATGGTGAATTCAAGGAATTTCATCAAAATATGCAAATAAAAGCGAAAGGTCAGTACAAAGACGGCAACCTGCATGGTGCCATAGTTTACTACTATTCAAATGGTAAAATCATGAAAACATGTAATTATAAATATGCCGTAAAACATGGACCTTGGGCATTTTATAATGAAAGTGGTCAACTAGTAGGGACTAAAATGTATTGGGAAGGAAAGCTGATGGAAGGAAAACAAGTGGATGAAAAGATGGCCATTTGGAAAGCTCAACACAGCAAATAA
- a CDS encoding T9SS type A sorting domain-containing protein, with product MKASITYLIVSVIIGTTTYAQNFQTINSSSINYYISSSQEYVLASRIDSVELQGSDSVFYSFKTMRDNPALSQNDPCKFYLGDSWLGPKIEIKSNGQNIFYNKDMEPIVIETQAAVDDTFLVYHNTLGDSIWGTVSNEVLLNVFGETDVVRIIDLFANYNLPFANPRIVISESNGFIEMYPPYSFPNIYGGASSVTYDNDYPEGFDGNYHLVGINDQGLTKPRVMDVYNHEIGDLYQFYSSHTYPDGSFEETFFERKIINKFFWQPDSMIYFVQDNSETTFYPANNGQSVVTSTGGSITQVGYYNVDEWHRPGLPEEFDGINGWNTLFVNECGDIQETHRQQPITVSSTDGCASIDNALPSYLTSNINGIGELDTVGEAQMGTEFFAAEVSFYNKNNGIYTCGSQQFLQIENTVEKEFEFGVFPNPTSGDVYFDLEDEINNAEVTVVDDIGRIVKSLNMKMQNKQYLDLNDVDAGLYTIIVRSDDGVFQQRLLKH from the coding sequence ATGAAAGCATCAATCACATACTTAATCGTATCTGTAATTATTGGTACGACAACTTACGCACAAAACTTTCAGACAATCAATTCAAGTAGCATCAACTACTACATTTCTTCCAGCCAGGAGTACGTTTTGGCTTCAAGAATAGATAGTGTTGAGCTGCAAGGAAGTGATTCTGTATTCTACTCTTTCAAGACAATGCGAGATAACCCAGCATTGTCGCAAAATGATCCTTGTAAATTTTATCTTGGAGATTCTTGGTTAGGTCCTAAAATTGAAATTAAATCAAACGGACAGAATATCTTTTATAATAAAGATATGGAACCCATTGTTATTGAAACACAGGCAGCTGTGGATGATACATTTTTGGTGTACCATAACACATTGGGTGATTCAATTTGGGGAACCGTTTCTAATGAGGTTTTGCTAAATGTCTTTGGAGAAACTGATGTAGTTAGAATCATTGATCTTTTTGCCAATTATAATTTACCATTTGCAAATCCACGTATAGTTATTTCAGAAAGCAATGGTTTTATTGAAATGTATCCACCATACAGTTTTCCAAATATATATGGCGGGGCTTCATCTGTCACCTATGATAATGATTATCCCGAAGGATTTGATGGGAATTACCATTTGGTAGGAATCAATGATCAAGGTTTAACTAAGCCTCGAGTAATGGATGTGTACAATCATGAAATTGGTGATTTGTACCAATTTTACAGTTCGCATACCTATCCGGATGGCTCATTTGAAGAGACATTTTTTGAGAGAAAAATTATAAATAAGTTCTTTTGGCAGCCAGATTCAATGATTTATTTTGTTCAGGATAACTCAGAAACAACCTTCTATCCTGCAAATAATGGACAAAGTGTTGTTACATCAACTGGTGGTTCTATTACACAAGTGGGGTATTACAATGTTGATGAATGGCATAGACCGGGATTACCTGAAGAGTTTGACGGTATTAATGGATGGAATACTTTATTTGTGAATGAGTGTGGAGATATCCAGGAAACGCACAGACAACAACCTATCACAGTTAGTTCTACAGATGGATGCGCAAGTATAGATAATGCATTACCATCTTACTTAACCTCAAATATTAATGGTATAGGAGAGTTGGATACTGTAGGTGAGGCTCAAATGGGTACTGAGTTTTTTGCAGCTGAGGTCTCATTTTACAACAAAAACAACGGTATTTACACTTGTGGAAGTCAGCAGTTTTTGCAAATAGAAAATACAGTTGAAAAAGAATTTGAATTTGGTGTTTTTCCTAACCCTACTTCAGGAGATGTTTATTTTGATTTAGAAGATGAAATCAATAATGCTGAAGTTACAGTGGTAGATGATATTGGAAGAATAGTTAAAAGCTTGAATATGAAAATGCAGAATAAACAATACCTGGATCTAAATGACGTGGACGCAGGTTTATACACTATTATCGTGCGTAGTGATGATGGTGTGTTTCAGCAAAGATTACTCAAGCATTAA
- a CDS encoding Lrp/AsnC family transcriptional regulator, with protein MKIDETDLRILDFLQKDANLTAKELSAKLSLSSTPIYERIKKLEKNGIIKKYVALLDPEKLDKQLMVFINITIKEHQQSKRARFLEKVLGLEEVVELYHTSGTYDFMAKVRFDNIKKYRDFLVNKIAPIENIADIDSQIVLDEIKYTTEVNLTDYMSNR; from the coding sequence ATGAAAATAGATGAAACTGACCTAAGAATCCTAGATTTTCTCCAGAAAGATGCCAACCTTACTGCAAAAGAACTATCGGCTAAGCTTTCATTATCAAGCACTCCCATATATGAGCGGATTAAAAAACTTGAAAAAAATGGGATAATCAAAAAATATGTCGCTTTGTTAGACCCTGAAAAACTAGACAAGCAATTGATGGTTTTTATCAATATCACCATCAAGGAGCATCAACAATCTAAGCGTGCAAGGTTTCTTGAGAAAGTGTTGGGACTTGAAGAAGTAGTTGAGCTATATCACACCTCAGGGACATATGATTTCATGGCCAAGGTTCGTTTTGACAACATAAAAAAATATAGGGACTTCCTGGTTAACAAGATAGCCCCTATAGAAAATATTGCAGACATTGACTCGCAGATAGTGTTAGATGAAATCAAATACACCACAGAAGTCAATTTAACTGATTACATGTCTAATAGATAA
- a CDS encoding ribonuclease Z, which yields MPFKLTIIGSGSAVPTVNRGVTSQYVNFNERHILIDCGEGTQLQLRRFKVKFQRLKMILISHLHGDHYLGLVGLLSSMSLLGRTQKLLIICPKELEQLLNVQFEIAGIKLNFELEFKHLTAKDKTVVFEDNVIAISAFPVKHRIDCWGFYMNEQQKEKNVDPRAIKEHGLTIEEILQAKKGEDIVREAAYYRNEDITLPPEPPISYAYSADTMYFDKMAEYVKDASILYHEATFTEKQIDRAKATMHSTAKQAATVAKNANVGKLILGHFSARFRGTDEVLAEAKTVFDKVVCVEDGDEFIL from the coding sequence TTGCCTTTTAAACTAACCATTATCGGATCCGGTTCTGCTGTTCCAACAGTGAATAGGGGAGTGACTTCACAGTATGTCAACTTTAATGAACGCCATATTTTAATTGATTGTGGCGAAGGGACACAGCTTCAGTTGCGCAGATTTAAAGTGAAATTCCAAAGGTTGAAGATGATTTTAATCTCCCATCTACATGGAGATCATTATTTGGGGTTGGTTGGATTGTTGTCCTCAATGAGTTTGTTAGGAAGAACACAAAAATTGCTCATTATTTGTCCAAAAGAATTAGAGCAATTACTGAATGTGCAGTTTGAAATTGCCGGAATTAAACTCAATTTTGAATTGGAATTCAAACATCTTACTGCCAAAGATAAAACGGTCGTATTTGAAGATAATGTCATTGCCATATCTGCATTTCCTGTAAAACATAGAATAGACTGCTGGGGATTCTATATGAACGAACAACAGAAGGAGAAAAATGTTGATCCAAGAGCCATTAAAGAACATGGCTTAACGATAGAAGAAATCTTGCAAGCTAAAAAAGGAGAAGACATTGTTCGTGAAGCAGCTTATTACAGAAATGAAGACATCACCTTACCACCTGAACCTCCAATTTCATACGCTTATAGTGCAGATACAATGTACTTTGATAAAATGGCTGAGTATGTAAAAGATGCAAGCATTCTTTATCATGAAGCAACTTTTACAGAAAAACAAATAGACAGAGCCAAAGCAACAATGCATTCAACAGCCAAACAAGCTGCTACAGTTGCAAAAAATGCCAATGTAGGTAAGTTAATTTTGGGTCATTTTTCTGCCAGATTTAGAGGTACAGATGAAGTGTTAGCAGAAGCCAAAACGGTTTTTGATAAGGTTGTATGTGTTGAAGATGGGGATGAATTTATTCTGTAA
- the lysA gene encoding diaminopimelate decarboxylase encodes MTQTPYYFYDLDLLNETLSCLESNIKGTNFKVHYAVKANNNRDILETISKKGLGADCVSGGEIRWSLESGFSPSEIVFAGVGKTDEEILYALENEVGMIHCESLQEILVINELAERLNTYATIALRLNPNVNPLTHEKISTGLKENKFGLTSLEFEELIQLYPSLNNVRIVGLHFHIGSQIHDMSVYVELCDRINELVPLFEEHIGEFTYLNVGGGLGIDYFEPDENPIPEFKEYFEVFKEALTIDPSIPVHFELGRSIVGQCGSLHTKVLYVKRSEEKNFAVLDAGMTELLRPALYNAYHKIERLDNVTSGEELHYDIVGPICESSDCFGRDILLPELKRGDIITIRSCGAYAESMSLNYNGRDKVPSYVHSSSELVMREKC; translated from the coding sequence ATGACACAAACACCCTATTATTTTTACGATTTGGACCTCCTTAATGAAACCTTATCTTGTTTAGAATCAAACATAAAAGGTACTAACTTCAAGGTGCACTATGCTGTCAAGGCCAATAATAATAGGGATATACTAGAAACAATCTCTAAAAAAGGTTTAGGTGCAGATTGTGTTTCCGGCGGAGAAATAAGATGGTCCCTAGAGTCAGGTTTTTCACCTTCAGAGATTGTTTTTGCCGGAGTAGGTAAAACTGATGAAGAGATTTTATATGCTTTGGAAAATGAAGTTGGAATGATTCATTGTGAAAGCCTACAAGAAATTTTGGTGATTAATGAATTGGCGGAGCGTCTTAATACTTATGCTACAATAGCTTTAAGATTAAATCCAAATGTTAATCCCCTTACACATGAGAAAATTTCTACCGGATTAAAAGAGAATAAATTTGGTTTAACTAGCCTTGAATTTGAGGAACTAATTCAATTGTATCCAAGTCTGAATAATGTGCGAATAGTGGGCTTGCATTTTCATATAGGCTCGCAAATTCACGATATGTCAGTATATGTTGAATTGTGTGATAGAATTAATGAATTGGTTCCACTTTTCGAGGAACATATTGGTGAATTTACTTACTTGAATGTTGGTGGAGGATTAGGGATAGATTACTTTGAGCCGGATGAAAATCCAATACCTGAATTCAAAGAATATTTTGAAGTTTTTAAAGAAGCATTAACAATAGACCCTAGTATTCCTGTCCATTTTGAATTAGGAAGATCAATTGTTGGGCAGTGTGGAAGTTTGCACACAAAAGTGCTTTATGTTAAAAGATCTGAAGAAAAAAACTTTGCTGTATTAGACGCAGGAATGACAGAACTTTTGCGCCCGGCCTTGTACAATGCTTACCATAAAATTGAAAGACTCGATAATGTTACTTCAGGAGAAGAATTACATTATGATATTGTCGGTCCTATTTGTGAATCAAGTGACTGTTTTGGAAGAGACATTTTGCTACCGGAACTTAAAAGAGGTGATATAATCACTATAAGAAGTTGTGGAGCTTATGCTGAATCCATGTCACTTAATTACAATGGACGTGACAAAGTGCCAAGTTATGTGCACAGCAGTTCGGAACTAGTAATGCGGGAAAAATGCTAG
- the ffh gene encoding signal recognition particle protein, with protein sequence MFENLTEKFDRAFKVLKGHGQITEINVAETLKEVRRALLDADVNYKTAKDFTQTVKDKAIGRNVLTSISPGQLLTKICHEELVELMGGEQEDINYQGNPGVILMSGLQGSGKTTMSGKLANYLKNKKGKKPLLVACDVYRPAAIDQLHVLGEQLGVEVYSNKEEKNPVKIAEDAIKHAKSNGFNVVIVDTAGRLAVDEAMMIEIENVKKAINPTETLFVVDSMTGQDAVNTAKTFNDRIDFDGVVLTKLDGDTRGGAALSIKTVVNKPIKFVGTGEKMDALDVFYPNRMADRILGMGDVVSLVEKAQEQFDEKEAQKLQKKIAQNKFDFNDFYGQLQQIKKMGNVKDLMGMIPGMGKAMKNVDIDDDAFKGIEAIIQSMTPKEKEEPEIINGQRKKRIAAGSGTSVQEVNKLLKQFNETKKVMHMMSNKKNMAKMMRQMKGMNGMPGM encoded by the coding sequence ATGTTTGAAAATTTAACGGAGAAATTTGATAGAGCCTTTAAAGTATTAAAAGGACACGGACAAATTACTGAAATCAACGTAGCAGAAACCTTAAAAGAGGTTAGAAGAGCGTTGTTAGATGCGGATGTTAACTACAAAACAGCCAAAGATTTTACACAAACAGTAAAAGACAAGGCAATTGGTAGAAATGTATTGACATCAATATCTCCGGGACAATTATTAACTAAAATCTGCCACGAAGAATTGGTAGAATTGATGGGTGGTGAGCAAGAAGACATCAACTATCAAGGGAATCCGGGAGTGATATTAATGTCCGGATTACAAGGGTCTGGTAAAACTACCATGTCCGGAAAGTTGGCCAACTATCTTAAAAATAAAAAAGGTAAAAAACCATTGTTAGTTGCCTGTGACGTTTATCGTCCTGCTGCGATTGATCAATTACATGTTTTAGGGGAGCAATTAGGTGTTGAAGTTTATTCAAACAAAGAGGAAAAAAATCCTGTAAAAATTGCTGAAGACGCTATTAAACATGCCAAATCAAATGGATTTAATGTAGTGATTGTCGATACAGCCGGTCGTTTAGCGGTTGATGAGGCAATGATGATTGAAATTGAAAATGTTAAAAAAGCTATTAATCCTACAGAGACATTGTTTGTTGTTGATTCAATGACAGGTCAGGATGCAGTGAATACGGCTAAAACATTTAATGATAGAATTGATTTTGATGGAGTAGTATTGACAAAATTAGATGGTGATACCAGAGGTGGTGCTGCCTTATCTATCAAAACAGTTGTCAATAAACCAATCAAATTTGTCGGAACCGGAGAAAAAATGGATGCACTTGATGTGTTTTATCCAAATCGTATGGCCGACAGGATTTTGGGAATGGGAGACGTTGTTTCCCTTGTTGAAAAAGCGCAAGAGCAATTTGACGAGAAAGAAGCCCAAAAACTTCAAAAGAAAATCGCCCAAAATAAGTTTGACTTCAATGACTTTTATGGTCAGCTGCAGCAAATCAAAAAAATGGGTAATGTAAAAGACCTAATGGGGATGATTCCTGGAATGGGTAAAGCCATGAAGAATGTTGATATAGATGATGATGCTTTCAAAGGAATTGAGGCTATAATTCAGTCAATGACACCTAAGGAAAAAGAGGAGCCTGAAATCATTAATGGTCAGAGAAAAAAGAGAATTGCAGCTGGTTCAGGAACTTCTGTTCAGGAGGTTAATAAATTATTGAAGCAATTCAACGAAACTAAAAAGGTGATGCACATGATGTCCAACAAAAAGAACATGGCTAAAATGATGCGTCAAATGAAAGGCATGAACGGAATGCCGGGAATGTAG
- a CDS encoding aspartate kinase: MDRLSKVIEKLINQSPFIQEAIAEGLINISSLARKLNPEIQKITGKEVSDSAIIMAIKRMPPGPNQKIEMKIKNFMSQLGDLVVRSNLIKVTFNNYVGISQDQAKFLSNIKDISDNFYTVSRGISETTIITNAQFEDKLKSMFKNEAMLSNLDNLSSITMKLPEINTEISGVYYYLLKKIAWEGINLAEVISTTNEFTIVVDTSKVSHAFSVLMDLKTETSNVTEF; encoded by the coding sequence ATGGATAGACTCAGTAAGGTTATTGAAAAACTGATCAACCAGTCTCCCTTCATACAAGAGGCCATTGCAGAAGGATTGATCAACATTAGTTCCCTGGCTAGAAAATTGAACCCTGAAATTCAGAAAATCACTGGGAAGGAAGTTTCTGATTCTGCTATCATCATGGCGATAAAGAGAATGCCTCCGGGGCCAAATCAAAAAATTGAAATGAAGATTAAAAACTTCATGAGTCAATTAGGTGACCTGGTTGTGCGCTCAAATCTGATTAAAGTTACTTTCAACAATTACGTTGGAATTTCACAAGATCAAGCCAAATTTTTGTCAAACATTAAAGATATTTCTGACAACTTTTATACAGTTTCCAGAGGCATTTCAGAGACGACAATTATTACAAATGCGCAGTTTGAAGACAAGTTAAAAAGTATGTTCAAGAACGAAGCCATGCTTTCAAATCTTGACAATCTATCTTCAATCACCATGAAATTACCGGAGATCAATACTGAAATATCAGGAGTTTACTACTATTTGTTGAAGAAAATTGCCTGGGAAGGCATTAATCTTGCAGAGGTGATTTCAACTACCAATGAGTTCACTATTGTGGTTGATACTTCTAAGGTCAGTCACGCATTTAGTGTATTGATGGACCTTAAGACAGAAACTTCAAACGTTACTGAATTTTAG
- a CDS encoding deoxyhypusine synthase family protein — protein MTKGSISSFIEKYYLHFNAATVVDAAKAYEEQLNNGAKMMVTLAGAMSTAELGKIFAEMIRKDKVQIISCTGANLEEDIMNLVAHDYYKRVPNYRDLTPQDEWALLEKGLNRVTDTCIPEEEAFRRLQKHIYKIWKDAEDSGERFFPHEFMYKMLLSGVLEEYYQIDIKDSWMYAAAEKNLPIVVPGWEDSTMGNIFASYVMKGELKASTMKSGIEYMAYLADYYIKNSGNGIGFFQIGGGIAGDFPICVVPMLYQDMEMEEIPFWSYFCQISDSTTSYGSYSGAVPNEKITWGKLDIDTPKFIIESDATIVAPLIFAYLLDM, from the coding sequence ATGACAAAAGGAAGCATTTCTTCATTTATTGAGAAGTACTATTTACACTTTAATGCTGCAACAGTTGTTGATGCAGCAAAAGCTTATGAAGAGCAATTGAACAATGGAGCCAAAATGATGGTAACCTTGGCAGGTGCTATGAGTACAGCTGAATTGGGTAAAATCTTTGCTGAGATGATTCGCAAGGATAAGGTTCAAATCATCTCTTGTACAGGTGCCAACCTTGAGGAGGATATTATGAACCTGGTTGCTCATGATTATTACAAACGTGTTCCCAATTACAGAGATTTAACTCCTCAAGATGAGTGGGCTTTGTTAGAAAAAGGATTGAATCGTGTAACAGATACATGTATTCCGGAAGAAGAAGCATTTAGAAGGTTGCAAAAACACATTTATAAGATTTGGAAAGATGCAGAAGATAGTGGAGAAAGATTTTTTCCGCATGAATTCATGTATAAAATGTTGTTGAGTGGTGTATTGGAAGAGTATTATCAAATTGATATTAAAGATAGCTGGATGTATGCCGCGGCTGAAAAGAATCTGCCTATCGTTGTTCCGGGATGGGAAGACAGTACAATGGGTAACATCTTTGCATCTTATGTAATGAAAGGTGAGTTGAAAGCTTCTACCATGAAATCAGGAATTGAATACATGGCTTATTTGGCGGATTATTACATTAAAAATAGTGGAAACGGAATTGGTTTCTTCCAGATCGGTGGAGGAATTGCTGGTGATTTTCCTATTTGCGTAGTGCCAATGCTATATCAAGATATGGAGATGGAAGAAATTCCTTTCTGGTCATATTTCTGTCAGATTTCTGATTCAACCACAAGTTATGGTTCTTATTCAGGAGCTGTTCCTAATGAGAAGATAACTTGGGGTAAATTGGATATTGATACACCAAAATTTATCATTGAATCAGATGCTACAATAGTGGCACCTTTGATCTTTGCTTATCTATTAGACATGTAA
- a CDS encoding D-glycero-alpha-D-manno-heptose-1,7-bisphosphate 7-phosphatase — protein MELNDLKIDKSWTLFLDRDGVINERLIDDYVKQINELRILDGVPEAIALFNELFGVTVVVTNQQGIGKGMMDESDLELIHGYMNNVFENKGGKIDKFYFAPQLAKEGSDYRKPGTGMGLHAQKDYPQIDFSKSIMIGDNESDIEFGMKLGMKTILLTKVRNISTKADYIFDTLHSVAKTLKN, from the coding sequence ATGGAATTAAACGATCTAAAAATTGACAAAAGCTGGACACTGTTTCTAGATAGAGATGGCGTTATAAATGAGCGTTTAATTGATGACTATGTCAAACAAATTAATGAACTGAGAATTTTGGATGGTGTTCCTGAAGCCATTGCGCTATTTAATGAGCTATTTGGCGTTACCGTGGTAGTGACAAATCAGCAAGGTATTGGCAAGGGCATGATGGATGAATCTGACCTTGAATTGATACATGGTTATATGAACAATGTATTTGAAAACAAAGGGGGTAAAATTGACAAATTTTACTTTGCGCCTCAACTGGCAAAAGAAGGATCTGATTACAGAAAACCGGGAACAGGTATGGGACTTCACGCTCAAAAAGATTATCCCCAAATAGACTTTTCTAAATCAATAATGATAGGTGACAATGAATCTGACATTGAATTTGGTATGAAATTGGGAATGAAAACTATATTGTTGACAAAAGTCCGTAACATTTCTACAAAGGCCGATTATATTTTTGATACTTTGCATAGCGTAGCTAAAACACTAAAAAATTAA